A window from Pseudoliparis swirei isolate HS2019 ecotype Mariana Trench chromosome 17, NWPU_hadal_v1, whole genome shotgun sequence encodes these proteins:
- the gnrh3 gene encoding gonadotropin-releasing hormone 3, with protein MEASSRAMVQVLLLALVVQVTLSQHWSYGWLPGGKRSVGELEATIRMMGTGGVVSLPEEASAQTQERLRPYNAINDDYSHFERKRKFPKN; from the exons ATGGAAGCGAGCAGCAGAGCGATGGtgcaggtgttgttgttggcgttGGTGGTCCAGGTCACCCTGTCCCAACACTGGTCCTATGGGTGGCTACCAGGTGGAAAGAGAAGTGTGGGAGAGCTGGAGGCAACCATCAGG ATGATGGGTACAGGAGGAGTGGTGTCTCTTCCCGAAGAGGCGAGTGCCCAGACCCAAGAGAGACTTAGACCATACAATGCA ATTAATGATGATTACAGTCATTTTGAGCGAAAGAGAAAGTTCCCAAAAAATtga